The Bacteroidota bacterium sequence ACGCGGATGTAATCTTTTTAAATACCTGCGCGATCAGGGACAATGCTGAACAACGAATTTGGGCGAGACTCAAAGATTTTCGTCAGAAGAAAAGGAAAAATCCGGGACTGATTGTTGGCGTTCTGGGTTGCATGGCGGAACGACTGAAGACAGAATTACTCGAGAAAGAAAAACTTGTAGACATCGTGGTTGGTCCTGATTCATACCGTGATCTTCCAAACCTTGTGAAAGCTGCAGGCTCAGGACAAAAAGCCGTGAATACGCTTTTGTCGAGAGAAGAAACTTACGCGGAGATCAGTCCGGTTCGTCTGGGTTCAAATGGAATCACCGCGTTCATTTCAATCACACGAGGATGCGACAACATGTGCGCATTTTGCGTGGTACCGTTTACACGAGGCCGTGAACGCAGCCGTGATCCTGAATCAATAATCAAAGAAGCTAAAGAATTATTTGATCAGGGTTATCGTGAAGTTACTTTGTTGGGACAAAATGTTGACTCCTACCTCTGGTGGGGTGGTGGTCCGAAAAAAGATTTACCGGAAGATAAAGCACATGCCGCGCTCTCACACAATCTCCCTGAAGATGAACAGGCACAGTTTACCACCTTCGCGGATTTACTGGATCGGGTAGCAGCTGTAGATAAAAAACTACGGATTCGTTTTTCAACATCCAATCCGAGAGACATGACAGATGCGGTGTTGTATGTTATGGCAAAACATGAAAACATCGCGAAATACATCCACCTTCCGATACAAAGTGGCAGTACGGCAATCCTGGAAAAAATGAATCGTGGGTATACACGTCAGCAATACATGGACCGAATTGAATCCATTCGAAGGATACTTCCGGGCTGCAGTTTGTCTACGGATATCATTACCGGTTATTGCACGGAGACAGAAGAAGATCACCGTGAAACTTTGAGCATAATGGAATGGGCAGGATATGATTATGCTTACATGTTTAAATATTCTGAACGTCCGGGTACGCTTGCCGCGAGAAAATATCCTGACGATATTCCTGAAGAAGTGAAAAGCAGGAGATTGACAGAGATAATCGACATGCAGAAAAAATTATCTCTTGAAAGTAATAAGAGAGATATCGGTATAACAGTAGAAGTATTGATTGAATCCATTTCAAAGCGTTCGGAAGATCATTTATCCGGAAGAAGCAGTGAAGGAAAAGTTGTTGTATTCCCAAAAAAGAATTTTAAACCGGGTGACTACGTTCATGTGAAAATAACGGATTGCACAGGTGGAACACTCATTGGTGAAGTTCTTTAATAAAGAGGGAAAGAACAGATTAATCTACCAACACAATGACCATTAACGAAATAAAAGCCCGCTTCGGCATCATCGGGAATTCTCCCCAGCTCGAACATGCCATTAATGTAGCGCGGCAGGTTGCATCTACGGATGTATCCATTTTGATTTTCGGGGAAAGCGGAGTTGGAAAGGAAGTTTTTCCTCAGATCATTCATCAACTCAGCGCGCGTAAACACGGTACTTATATCGCGGTAAACTGCGGTGCAATTCCTGAAGGAACGATTGATTCCGAATTGTTCGGACATGAAAAAGGTTCATTCACCGGCGCTCATGAAGCACGGAAAGGATATTTTGAAGTCGCCAATGGAGGAACAATTTTTCTGGATGAAGTAGGCGAACTTCCCTTAAATACCCAGGTACGTTTGCTTCGCGTACTTGAATCAGGTGAATTTATAAAAGTTGGCTCATCGAAATCCCAGAAGACAAATGTTCGTGTTGTCGGAGCAACGAATGTAGATCTCATCCAGGCCATAGAACACGGAAAATTCAGGGAAGATCTTTATTACCGTTTGAATACTGTTCCGATCCGTGTCCCTCCATTGCGTGACCGGAAAGAAGATATATTATTGTTGTTCCGGAAATTCGCGCATGACTTTGCTGAACGTTACCGTGTGCCGGCTTTGAGTCTGCAACCGGATGCACAGAAACTTTTGATTGATTACCGATGGCCGGGAAATATTCGTCAGCTTAAGAATCTGTCGGAACAAATGTCCATTCTCGAAAAAAATCGTGAGATCACCGCTGAAACACTCATGACCTACCTGCCTCCTGCTCCGCTGAGCAATTTGCCGGTATTGTTGCGTGATGATTCGAAAAGCAGCCAGGAATTTTCGGAAAGGGAATTGTTGTACAAAGTTTTGTTCGACATGAAAAAAGACATGAACGACATGAAATCACTGATCAGTGAAATCATGAAAGGCGCAGGCAATGATCCATCCTGGCACGAAAGAAACGCGACGCTGATCAATTCCATTCATGCCGAGGCTCAGCCGGCAATTTTCCCTACATCCAATCCCGGTGTAACTATACAACCCAGCAGTATTCAGCCAAATGTTACTGTTAGTCCGATTCAACAACACACGGAAGTAGAAGAATCCTTATCATTGGAAGAAAAAGAAAGAGAGTTCATTCAGAAGGCACTTCAAAAACACAAAGGCAGAAGAAAAATGGCAGCCAAAGAGCTGGGTATCTCTGAACGGACTTTGTACAGGAAGATGAATGAGTATAATTTGCATTAAGGAGGGACGGGAGACGAGGGACGGGGGACTGGGGACTGAACTAAGAAAAACATTAAAACACAGTATCTGGTACATTGTACCTAATACCTTATACTTAATACCTTATACCAATTACCATAACAACAAATTGAAAAAAGCACTATCACTTTTTTTTCTTCTCATCTCATTTGCGGCGTGTAAGGTAAACTACTCCTTGAGTGGTGCATCGATATCACCGGAGGTGAAGACAATTACGGTGAGATTTTTTCAAAAGACAGCAGCTTTGGGGCCGGCTTCCCTGAGTCAGACTTTTACGGAAGCATTAAAAGACAAATTCATTTCACAAACGAATCTGAATCTGGTCGACAGGGAAGGAGATCTGACATTTGAAGGAAGCATCAGCAATTATACCATTCAGCCTCTTGCCATCCAGGCGAATGAAACGGCGGCCAAGAACAGATTGAGTATTACCGTGAATGTAAAATTCACTAACTTGAAAGACGAAAAACAGAATTTCGAAACCGGCTTTACACGGTATGCTGATTTTGAAAGTTCACAGAATATATCATCCGTAGAAGATCAGCTGATCAAGGAAATCAACGATCAACTGGTAGACGATATTTTTAACAAAGCAGTGATTAACTGGTAATGGATCAAAGGCATTTCAAAGAATTGATGGAAAGCAGTCGGATTACCGGCAAGGAAAACCTTTCTTCCCTGCAGGAAATGACGCGTGAGTATCCGTACTTCCAGACTGCACATTTTTTACTTGCAAAAGCATACCATGACCAGGAACATGTTCGTTACGACAGGCAATTAAAATTGGCTGCAGCATATGCCGGTGACCGGAAAATGCTTTTTGAATTGATTCACCGTACTACAGCTCCTGCTCAAAAATTATTTACTCCGGCTGAAGACATTTCATCCCCTTTCATTCTGGATGAAAAACCAAAGACAGAAACAAGTCCGGTTAATTCTATTTCACTTGAATCAGCAACTGCTGATATTCATCCTTTCATTGAAAGTCCGGTCAGTATTCCGGAAAATGAAAATGAAATAAAAGCGAAAAATTCTGCCGAAGAATTTAACAGAGAAATTTTAAATCTTGTTCAATCCGCATCCAGAGAAGAAGAAACATTTTCATCCGGATTCAGTGAGGAACAAGAAGTAGAATCTCTGCCGGCTGATTTAAATCCGGCTCCCTTTGAAGATCCCAGAGAAGTACTGAAGAGGAGACTAACAGAAATACTGGGAGAGACGACAGAAACATCAGTCCCTGAAAATAAAGTTGCTGTTCCTGAAGTAAGCAAAGAGGAGACTCCGGTAATTTCTGTACCGGAAAATTCATCGTCAGAATTAAAAACTACAGAAGTAATTGTAAACGAGAAACACATTACGCCTGAATCTGAGATTCCACTTCTCCCTGAAGAAACGAAATTGAATGAGCCGGAGATGGAAGCTGCTGAAATTATTCTTCAGGAAAGTCATAAGCCTCTTGACATCATTGAGAAAACTGAGCTCGAACATGCCCTGGAAGAAACGCTGCTTCATTCGTTGGAGAATCTTCCGGTGATTGAGAAAGAGGTTGTCTCAATTTTTCCCGGGGAGAAAAAAAGTTCAGAACACATTGAACCTGAAAATATCACTCCCCGTTCTTTTGCTGATTGGTTAAAATCGCGCCACAGCACTAATTTTGGTTTTGTGGAGGAAGTGCACGCGGAAGACAACAACGCCTTCCCGGCAAATATTGATGTCAAAAATCACCATCAGGCTATTGAGTTTCAACCTGAAACATCTTCAGTTGAAAAGGAAAATGCTCCTATTCCGGTAGATTCAAGCTCAAAATCAGCTCTGATTGACCGTTTTATTGCCACCGAGCCGAGGATAGTTCCTTCGAAAGCGGAGTTTTATTCGCCGGTAAGTCAGGCAAAAAAGAGTGTTGCCGAACACGAAGATCTTGTTTCTGAGACACTTGCAAGGATTTATTTACAGCAAGGCAATTACCACAAGGCCAGATGGAGTTATGAAAAATTAAGCTTGCTTCATCCCGAAAAAAGCAGTTACTTTGCCGCCCTTGTCAAGGAAATTGACGAGCAATTCAATAAACTGAATAAAGAAGATCTGTAATGTATACTGTAATTACCGTATTGATCATTTTAGCTTGTGTACTCCTTGTATTGGTAGTACTCGTTCAAAATCCAAAAGGCGGCGGTATTGCCTCCGGAATCATTGGTTCCAACCAGTTGATGGGCGTTAAGAAAACAAGCGATTTCGTTGAAAAACTGACTTGGGGCTTAGCTGTTTCCCTGGTAATCCTCTGCCTTGCAGCAAGTTTTTCACTTCCGAATAAAGACCAGCGTACCGTTGGATCTTCCATGCAGGAACAAATTGACGCGGGCGCGGCTCCTTCCAAAACTCCGGTAGCGACTCCTCCGGCGCAGAACCAGCCTGGTCAGGCTCAGCCACAACCGGCACAGCCAGAACAAAAATAATCCGAATGATGAAAAAGCCCCTCTTCCAGAGGGGTTTTTTATAATATCCCTGTGATCGAATCAGGAAATCCTCTTCACCGCAGAAAGGATGATCTGGAAAGAATTCTTCAGGTGTCAGCGTGTCACACATTGCTGACAAGATATTTCATCCCTTCAACCGAAACTGGAAATCTTGTCAGAAAACGGGCAAATCCGCGCTGCTGGCATCATTTCTGACCTTTGCAAGAGGATTAAATTTCACATTGTATTTTATTATTAAAACTTAAAAACACATAATCAAATGGGTAAAGTTGCATTGAAACCGTTGGCAGACCGCGTGCTTGTTGAAGCAGCAGCTGCAGAAGAAAAAACAGCAGGTGGAATTATCATTCCGGATACCGCAAAGGAAAAACCACAACGCGGTAAAGTTATCGCTGTAGGTACAGGAAAAAAAGATGAGCCCCTGACTGTTAAAGTTGGCGATTCTGTTCTTTATGGTAAATATGCCGGTACAGAAATTACCATCGAAGGACGTGAATATCTTATCATGCGTGAATCTGATATTTTCGCAGTGATCTAAACTGAAAACATTTTCGCGGGAGAAATTTAATTTGAATTCTTTCCTGCTTTTCTATTAAACCTAAAACTAAATCCAAATCAACAATGGCAAAAGATATCACATTTGACATCGAAGCGCGTGACCGTCTGAAAAAAGGCGTGGATGCATTAGCAAACGCAGTAAAAGTTACCCTCGGACCGAAAGGCCGTAATGTTATCATTGATAAAAAATTCGGCTCACCAATTATCACAAAAGATGGTGTAACTGTAGCGAAAGAAATCGAACTGAAAGACGCCATCGAAAACATGGGCGCTCAAATGGTGAAGGAAGTCGCTTCCAAAACCGCTGACGTTGCCGGTGACGGTACAACAACAGCTACCGTGCTTGCACAGGCAATTGTTACTGCAGGACTGAAAAACGTAGCTGCCGGAGCGAACCCAATGGATCTGAAACGCGGAATCGACAAAGCTGTCGAGAAAGTTGTTGAAATGCTCCAGAAGATGAGCAAGAAAGTTGGCGATGACAACAAGAAAATCGAACAGGTTGCTTCTATCTCCGCTAACAACGACCACGAAATCGGCAAACTGATTGCTGACGCGATGGCGAAAGTAAAGAAAGAAGGAGTTATCACTGTTGAAGAAGCAAAAGGAACAGAAACTACTGTTGAAATTGTAGAAGGTATGCAATTCGACCGTGGTTACATCTCTCCTTACTTCGTAACCAACGCTGACAAAATGGAAGCTGTTCTTGAGCGTCCACACATCCTGATTTATGATAAAAAGATCAGCAACATGAAAGAACTGTTGCCGATTCTTGAGAAACAAGTACAGACAGGAAATCCATTGCTCATCATCTCCGAAGAAATCGACGGAGAAGCACTGGCTACACTTGTTGTGAATAAAATCCGTGGTTCATTGAAAGTCGCTGCTGTAAAAGCTCCGGGCTTTGGTGATCGCCGCAAAGCAATGCTTGAAGATATCGCGATTCTCACCGGTGGAACACTCATCAGTGAAGAGCGTGGTTTCAAACTTGAGAATGCTGACCTCAGCTACCTCGGTAAAGCGGAGAAAATCACTATCGACAAAGACAACACAACTATCGTTGGCGGTGCAGGTAAAAAAGCCGATATCACAGCGCGTGTAAATCAAATCAAAGCTCAGATCGAATCTACTACATCTGATTACGATCGCGAGAAACTTCAGGAACGTCTGGCGAAACTGGCCGGTGGTGTTGCGGTTCTGTACGTTGGTGCAGCTACTGAAACTGAAATGAAGGAAAAGAAAGATCGCGTTGACGATGCATTGCACGCTACCCGTGCTGCTGTTGAAGAAGGTATCGTACCGGGTGGTGGTGTCGCGTACATCCGTACCATCAACACGCTCGAGAAGATGACCGGCGATAACGATGACGAAACAACCGGTATCATGATCGTGAAACGCGCTCTCGAAGAACCTCTTCGTCAGATTGTGGCGAATGCAGGTATCGAAGGTTCTATCGTGGTTCAGAAAGTTCGTGAAGGCAAAGAAGACTTCGGTTACAATGCCCGCAGCGATAAATACGAGAACCTGTATGCAGCAGGAGTTATCGATCCTACTAAAGTTACACGTGTAGCTCTTGAGCACGCGGCTTCTATCGCCGGCATGTTGCTGACTACTGAATGTGTACTTGCTGATATCAAAGAAGACAAACCAGCTCCTGCAATGCCAGGCGGTATGGGCGGCGGAATGGATTACTAAGAATCCCATCCCCATGATAAAAACAAAGAGGCTGTTCGAAAGACAGCCTCTTTTGCTTTTTACAGCTCCCGATAAAATACTACCTTTCCTCACCAGGAATTTACAAGGTGAAAATTTCCCGCTTACTCTCTTCTTTATTTTTGTTCTTGTCTGTCGCAGTGAACGGACAACAAACTCTCACCGGCGAATATCACGGCAAGATCAAAAGTGATTCGGTTTTTATTTTTGTGGATGAAATTTCAGGTTCTTCCATCAATGGAAGAATTCAGAATGCAGATGGATTATTTCCCTTTGAAGGAAGCGTGAATGGCAATGAAATCCAAAGCGCGAGGATCCATCGTGAAAAACAATATCAGAATTTCCGTGGTCGATTCCTTAGCGACCGGTTGTCACTGACTTTTGATCTCTTTGATGAAGTAAAGCTGGAACACAAACAGGCGACCACAGAGTTTCTGAAAATAAGCCGGGCAAGTATCGCCGTCATCACTGACACATTTAAGATGGGTTCCGGCGGTGAAGGGCCCCCTGTTCCCAATGGAAAATCCGTGATAACATTTGAACACGACTCAAGACTTGTAGGACTCTGGGAATCCATTACAAAGCACAGCAATCCAAAGCCACCGGTAGCAACTTCTGAAACACGTACCTTGCATGTTTTCTTTGCTGATGGAGGCTGTGGCAGTAGCAGCGGAAAACCGTATCGCCCGGGGTCAATTGACACAAGTGATTTCAAAGTAAGCATTCCAACCAGGGACAGCGCTTTATCGTGGTACACTACAAACAATACACTTATATTTTTCGAAAAACCAAACCCTTTAAAACCGATTTACAAAGTAAAATACCAGTTTACAGGTGAAACACTTTATTTCATCAATCAGAATGGATCCTCTGTTAAGCTGAGAAGGAGAGAAAACAAATAGTGGGTTTTAGATTCGCCAGGAACAATTTTCATGAATAATCAATGTAGTTTCTAAAAATCATACAGGCTTTTCTGAGGAATCAAGGATATCTTTATACAACCGAATCTCTCCGCCATGATTTTCTCAAAAATAAATTTAGAAAACGAACTCATTCGTATTCGTACACAAAAGCAACATTTAATTGACGATGTTCACGAGATTCTTCAGGCAGCCCAAAAGGATGACGAGAAAATTCTTGGGCGTTTAAAATCTACCTCCGCGGAAAGAGATCTTGGCATCCGGATCAATGACAAAGACAGGAACAGGATTTTTTCAGTTGAAGACATTAAAACAATCTGCATCCGTTATCGTCTGCGTTTTCTGGACTCGCATTATTTCCGTTCCGAATATCCTTATGAAGCCATTGCACAGATCAGGCAGTTTGAAACGGAGTATGGATTAAAAATCGGACAATTTAAAATCATCGCGCCTGAACATACTTTCAACCTGGAAAACATCAACAAAGACCCTTTGCTTTTCGCACGTCTTGATGACAATACTTTTTATCTCATTCACAAATGGGGGCAGGACCTTGCCTGGTACAAACGTTTTCTTCTCTGGCCATTGCAAAATCTGCAAACCTATCTCATTTCACTTTTCCTGATCGCAGCAACATTTTCATTTCTCCTCCCCGCTTCCGTGATGAATATCTGGAACATTGAAAGCGAACTCTACCTTCGCATCTGGCTCACGCTCCACACCTTCATTGGTATTTTTGGCTTGAGCTTGTGGGCAGGACTATCGTTTGACAAGACGTTTAGTTCGATGAATTGGGATAGTAAGTACTACAATTATTAGTTCGAGGCTCGAGGTTCAAAATTTCATCAATTATTTCAGGTAGGGTATTGAAACTAATTTATTCTTTTCGATCATACGCCCATCCTTTTAAAAAAATCTTACTCTCCTGATTTTTCTCATTCATGAACTCACAGGTTTTATTATGTCAATCCTGAAAGATGACCGTCTTCCATAAGGATTTATTTTATGGGCTCGCAAAATTTAATCTGTGTCCCCTACATCTTCATGCAGTCAGCCAATTAGTGAGAAAAGATAATTTTGGTATATCAATAAAGCATCCATTCGCTTCAATATTCCAAATACTATTAGATTATGAAAATTCCCAGGCTTCTAATCTTTATGTGCTTCATTTCTCTTGTCAAACCAGCCTATCCTTCTATGACATTTTGGGCAGACCGTTGGAATATTTTAGAAGCGGCTCCCGCAGCATTCCATGCGGTACCGGATTTTGGATTACCAGGAGCAGTGTATATCTGGAGAATAAATAACACCATAGTTCAAAACGGTCCGGATGCGGATTATTATATCGCCTATGTTTGTTTTGAAGACCTGAAAAATCTATCCTGTGAATACACCGATGGAATAAACAGTACAACAGCTGGAATTGAACAAGGAATGACAGACGGAAATTATATTATTGAATTTCCGTATCCAGCTGTTAACATGGTTCAAACAAACCCCTGCATGGGAACATTAGTTGATTTTGTTGCCGTGACGAACGCGGACCCTGGAAGCATTGTAGATTATGACTGGTCCGTGAAAGATCAAAATGGAGTTATACTAGACATATTTCCGGGAGAAGCTGAGACTTTTTCATACGTAATTGGAAACAATGGTTGGATTGTCACATGTACGATCAATGCCATCTCATTATGCGGTCCTATTGTAGCCTATTCAAGAGAATATTCTCCTGCTATGGAGGATGGCATACCTGATGTGTTCCCACTAATTACCTGTTCAGCAGACCATTCACCAATTTGTCCGGGAGGAGTGAATACATTAACAATAACTGTTGATGATCCGACAGGTATTTTATTGAACACAACCTATACCTTCGCCCGAAATGGAGTTGAAATTCTTCAAACCGGGCCTTCGAATATCTATACAACCTCGTCCTTAACCGCCTTTGACACGGTTCAATTTGGTACATATTCAAACTTTACAGAGCTTTGCCCACCATATGGTCTTGGTATTTCCGGGGGGTGGCAAAGAAAAATCCGGGTAGATCCTTGTAATAACGAAGTTTCTCTTGTTGTCTCCGCTTTTTTTGACGGCTACTTCATGATGTCCGATCCAAATAAACCATGGGTATCCCCTTTACACGGTGGAATAATGGAAACCCGTCTTTCTAATGCTGAACCTGCACACTATTACAATGCTGTTGATCACATCACTATTGAATTACATAACTCCACTACACCATTTTCACTGGCGGCTACAAGTATTGGAATTATTAATATTTGGGGAGAGGTGACGGTGGTCTTCCCCGCAGCCATTGCAGGACAATCCTATTTCATTGTAGTCAGGCATCCTGGTTCCCTAGAAACATGGAGTACAAATCCTGTACTATTCAATGCTCCTCAGATCAGATACGATTTTACCAACAGTGCATCAACTGCCTTTGGAAACAATTTAAAAGAAGTGGCACCTTCCATATTTGCAATTTACAACGGCGATATCAATGGCGATGGAGCCATTGACATCAACGACGTGAATGCTGTCGCCAACCAGGCTTCCCTTCATGCTTCAGGATATGTTCCCGAAGATCTCAACGGAGATTTGCTTGTTGAATCCGCGGATTACAGCCTTGCTGAAAATAACCTGGCCCTTGGGGTTAGTGTGATGAGACCATAATTTCCAGATTAGAGATCAAACACTAACTGGAGTAGATATCAGCAGTTTTTATTTTAAAAAATACAAGCTTCTATCAATCACCTTCCACACTTCACTTGACCAAAATTTCATCCACAAAAATATGTGAATCATAACCTGCTCCGGGATGCCAGGAAGGTAAGGGTCCGTAGGTGGTAGCGACAATTTTTAGATAGCGGGAGGAAACAGGATTTATTTTTCCTGTATAATCTTTTACCTGTGCTTTCATGTCGGTATCCGGAATGGTATTGGAAATTTTCAGAACAGAAGAAAAATGTTTCCCGTCATTCGAAGTAAAATATTCTACTTTCTTTGGGAACATTATCCACGGACTAACATCCTGTAAAAAGCCGGCGCCGACTTCTGAAATTTTCTGAACGGATCCCAGGTCAACAACAGCGACAAAATCCTCTCCCTGGTATCCCTGCCAGCATCCTTTTCTCCAATCGGTAGTTCCTCTTACCCCGTCAATAATTCCATTATCACCACCGGCAGTATACTGAGCACTGTAATGCGAAAGTATTTTCACTTTCCAGTTTGGGTGTTTGTTCCGGATAAAACTTGCGGTGGCAACAGCACTACTCACATCTTTTCGAATCGCTACGGCTTTAATGGTGGTATCGTTGTCGATGAAAATTGGATTCGAGTAAACTGTAGAAGCTGTAGTCGGTTCAGAACCATCCGTAGTAAAGAATATTCTCGCCCCATATCCCGCTTTAATTTCAATCCGGGTGCTGTCAGTAAATGTAACACCGGGATCACTGAACACCGGAGTTGTTACAAGATTGAGCACCTCCGGTTCACCCGGCATTGTTGATGGAGGGAAATCAGTCCCGAATGTTTTTTCTGGAACAGGTGACATAGTATATTTCAATGTGCCACCTTCGCGGAGAATCGCATTCTTAATCCAATTCAATGTGTAAGGCTTATCGTTAAGTGTGATCGACGAAACATAAAAGTTCTCCTTCGAAACAGACGGAGCAAGGGTAGTGAATGACTTTCCGTTCTCAAGGTGAATCACAGTTTTCTGAAACAATGGTGTACCTAAACACAAATAACCGGAGCCGGGAGTTACAGAATAAATGCCCAATGCACTGAGTACATACCACGCGCTCATTTGTCCGCAATCTTCATTACCGCTCAATCCATCCGGACTACTGTGATATTGTCCGTCGAGAATTTGGCGTATGCGCTGCTGTGATTTCCATGGTTTGCCAACATAATTGTAGAGATAAGCCATGTGATGACTTGGTTCATTACCGTGAGCATACTGACCAATCATTCCGCTGATATCCGCCTGTTCTCTTCCGGTGGTGGAACTATTGGTTGAAAACAAACTATCCAGCTTCGCTTCGAATTTTATTGGACCACCCATCGCGATGATCAATCCCGGAATATCCTGAGGAACAAAAAAAGAATACTGCCAGGAGTTCGCTTCTGTATAATGATTGTTCACCTGGTAAGGGTCGAAGGGAGAAAGCCAGGCAGCATTTTTCTTTGGCCGCATGAAATGAGTTTCCGGATCAAAGGAATTTTTCCAATACTGCGCACGTTGATAGAATTTTTTTGATTCCTCAAAATTGTATTGCAGTGAAGCATATTTCGCGATGCACCAGTCATCGAAGGAATATTCCAATGTTCTTGAAACAGATTCCGGCTGATCATTCACATCGAGTCCGGCGTGTTCCATATAGGCGCCAAGGCCAAAACGATTTTTGGATTGCGCGCTTTTTAACATCGCCTGTAAAGCCTTGCCTTCATCGAAACCGCGAATACCATTGATGTAAGCATCCAGAATTACAGGAACAGCGTGATAACCAATCATGCATTCCGTTTCGTAGGCCGACAATTCCCACACCGGCAACAATCCACCTTGCTCGTATTGATTCAAAAATGTTTTGACATAGTCCAGTGTACGTTTACGATCAATGATGGCCATTAAAGGATGCAATGCGCGAAATGTATCCCAGAGCGAAAAGACGGTGTATTGCTGAAAGCCGTCAGCAGTGTGAACTTGCTTATCCATTCCACGATAACGACCGTCAACATCCGTATACAAATTCGGAACCACCATGCAATGATAAAGAGCTGTATAAAATGTGACTTGTTGATCCTGTGTTCCACCACTCACTTCAATTTTTGAAAGCTCTTTATTCCAGGCAGTCCGCGCGTCCGCTTTTACTTTTTCAAAATTCCAATCAGGAATTTCTTCTTCAAGGTTATGTCGCGCGTTTTCTTCTGAAACGGCGGAAATACCAACTTTTACGTATACTACTTCGCTTTCATTTGTATTGAAATGAAATGCTATCCGGATGATTTTAGAATTGTATGTCTTTTGAAGGTTTTTTCCTTCTAAGAGCACCGAATCAATGACACCACTCACTCTGCTATATGGCTTTGAAAATTCCAATGCAAAATAAACCAACTGATCCTTAGACC is a genomic window containing:
- the miaB gene encoding tRNA (N6-isopentenyl adenosine(37)-C2)-methylthiotransferase MiaB; translated protein: MNKVIDESRQGEVLVKETPLNTGKKMYLESYGCAMNFSDSEIIASIMTDLGFQTTSSTDDADVIFLNTCAIRDNAEQRIWARLKDFRQKKRKNPGLIVGVLGCMAERLKTELLEKEKLVDIVVGPDSYRDLPNLVKAAGSGQKAVNTLLSREETYAEISPVRLGSNGITAFISITRGCDNMCAFCVVPFTRGRERSRDPESIIKEAKELFDQGYREVTLLGQNVDSYLWWGGGPKKDLPEDKAHAALSHNLPEDEQAQFTTFADLLDRVAAVDKKLRIRFSTSNPRDMTDAVLYVMAKHENIAKYIHLPIQSGSTAILEKMNRGYTRQQYMDRIESIRRILPGCSLSTDIITGYCTETEEDHRETLSIMEWAGYDYAYMFKYSERPGTLAARKYPDDIPEEVKSRRLTEIIDMQKKLSLESNKRDIGITVEVLIESISKRSEDHLSGRSSEGKVVVFPKKNFKPGDYVHVKITDCTGGTLIGEVL
- the secG gene encoding preprotein translocase subunit SecG — its product is MYTVITVLIILACVLLVLVVLVQNPKGGGIASGIIGSNQLMGVKKTSDFVEKLTWGLAVSLVILCLAASFSLPNKDQRTVGSSMQEQIDAGAAPSKTPVATPPAQNQPGQAQPQPAQPEQK
- the groL gene encoding chaperonin GroEL (60 kDa chaperone family; promotes refolding of misfolded polypeptides especially under stressful conditions; forms two stacked rings of heptamers to form a barrel-shaped 14mer; ends can be capped by GroES; misfolded proteins enter the barrel where they are refolded when GroES binds), which codes for MAKDITFDIEARDRLKKGVDALANAVKVTLGPKGRNVIIDKKFGSPIITKDGVTVAKEIELKDAIENMGAQMVKEVASKTADVAGDGTTTATVLAQAIVTAGLKNVAAGANPMDLKRGIDKAVEKVVEMLQKMSKKVGDDNKKIEQVASISANNDHEIGKLIADAMAKVKKEGVITVEEAKGTETTVEIVEGMQFDRGYISPYFVTNADKMEAVLERPHILIYDKKISNMKELLPILEKQVQTGNPLLIISEEIDGEALATLVVNKIRGSLKVAAVKAPGFGDRRKAMLEDIAILTGGTLISEERGFKLENADLSYLGKAEKITIDKDNTTIVGGAGKKADITARVNQIKAQIESTTSDYDREKLQERLAKLAGGVAVLYVGAATETEMKEKKDRVDDALHATRAAVEEGIVPGGGVAYIRTINTLEKMTGDNDDETTGIMIVKRALEEPLRQIVANAGIEGSIVVQKVREGKEDFGYNARSDKYENLYAAGVIDPTKVTRVALEHAASIAGMLLTTECVLADIKEDKPAPAMPGGMGGGMDY
- a CDS encoding sigma-54-dependent Fis family transcriptional regulator; the protein is MTINEIKARFGIIGNSPQLEHAINVARQVASTDVSILIFGESGVGKEVFPQIIHQLSARKHGTYIAVNCGAIPEGTIDSELFGHEKGSFTGAHEARKGYFEVANGGTIFLDEVGELPLNTQVRLLRVLESGEFIKVGSSKSQKTNVRVVGATNVDLIQAIEHGKFREDLYYRLNTVPIRVPPLRDRKEDILLLFRKFAHDFAERYRVPALSLQPDAQKLLIDYRWPGNIRQLKNLSEQMSILEKNREITAETLMTYLPPAPLSNLPVLLRDDSKSSQEFSERELLYKVLFDMKKDMNDMKSLISEIMKGAGNDPSWHERNATLINSIHAEAQPAIFPTSNPGVTIQPSSIQPNVTVSPIQQHTEVEESLSLEEKEREFIQKALQKHKGRRKMAAKELGISERTLYRKMNEYNLH
- a CDS encoding LptE family protein yields the protein MSIICIKEGRETRDGGLGTELRKTLKHSIWYIVPNTLYLIPYTNYHNNKLKKALSLFFLLISFAACKVNYSLSGASISPEVKTITVRFFQKTAALGPASLSQTFTEALKDKFISQTNLNLVDREGDLTFEGSISNYTIQPLAIQANETAAKNRLSITVNVKFTNLKDEKQNFETGFTRYADFESSQNISSVEDQLIKEINDQLVDDIFNKAVINW
- the groES gene encoding co-chaperone GroES — translated: MGKVALKPLADRVLVEAAAAEEKTAGGIIIPDTAKEKPQRGKVIAVGTGKKDEPLTVKVGDSVLYGKYAGTEITIEGREYLIMRESDIFAVI